The genomic segment TCCTGTCTGTTGTCCTTACTGTAATTCCATTCGGTATGGTCATGGCAGGTGGTTTTAGCCGCGGTATCTTGATTACTGCTATTGCAATTACTGCAGTCGCTCAGATTCTTGTGCAATTAATTTACTTCTTGCACATGAACTCTTCTTCAGAGCAACGCTGGAACGTAATTGCATTTGTGTATACCATCTTAACCATCGCTATTCTTTTAGTGGGTTCTGTATGGATCATGAACTACCTGCACTACAACATGATGATCTAAACTGGTTGTCATGCTGAAAAAGTATTTATTCCTGACTAAGCCAGGAATTCTCTTCGGTAACTTTGTTACCACTTTGGGTGGCTACTTCGTAGCCACTCAAGGTTCTGTAGATTTCCTTCTCCTGCTTCTTACCCTTATTGGTACTACTCTAGTAGTGGCATCAGGATGCGTGGTCAATAACGTTATTGATCAGGACATCGACCAAAAAATGCAGCGCACTCAAAATCGCGCACTTGTCAAAAAAACCATATCTGTACCTGTTGCTCTCGCCTTTGCTTTTGTATTGGGTCTGATCGGTTTTGGCATTTTATGGTTCTGGGTAAATGCATACGCTTTCCTATTCGCAGTTATTGGTTTTGTCGTATACGTTGGTTTTTACAGCTTATGGACAAAACGAACAACTATTCACCAAACACTGGTAGGCAGTATTTCTGGCGCAGCACCGCCTGTGATCGGCTATACCGCAGTTGCAAGCCAGTTTGACCTGGGTGCCCTACTGATTTTTCTTGGGTATGCACTCTGGCAAATGCCTCATTCATGGGGAATTGCAGTTTACCGTTTTGAAGATTACAAAAATGCAGGCATTCCAATTCTGCCTGTCGCCCGTTCAATTCGACGCACCAAGATCGAGTCTTTGATCTACGTGATATTGTTCGGAATCACCATGAATGCTTTATTTGTTTATGGTTATGCAAACTGGATCTATCTGGTGATATTGAATCTGATGACGCTTTACTGGATCTATCTCAGTATTCAGGGCTTTAAAGCTGAAGATGATCAGGCATGGGCAAAACAGTATTTCATGTTCTCGGTCAAACTGATTACCGTGATCAGTATTATTTTCAGTTTTACTTCTACTGCCCCACAGAATCCAATCATATTTTTTTAAGAAGATAGAGTTTTACTCTATCTTTTTTATTTCTCCTGCTAAATACCTAGTTCCTTTCAAGCTTACTTAAAGTAACTTTGTTTCTTCTAGAAATTTCCCTCTTGTAAATTTTTCATTTGTTTCCATACCTGCTTAAACATTCATCATCTGGCAAGATTTGCTTGTATTTCAGCCCCAAAACCACTAAACTTCACGCTTCGCATATTATGCGACACAACCAAGGTTGTGACTCCTTGCTTCAATTTCACTTAAATTGGGGCTGTTTAAACCGTAAGGAGCTGACAATGCGTCACTACGAAATCGTACTATTGGTACATCCAGACCAAAGCGATCAAGTTGTGGGTATGGTAGAACGTTACCTAACTCACATCAAAGAAGCTGAAGGTCAAATCCACCGTCTTGAAGACTGGGGCCGTCGTCAATTGGCTTACCCAATCAACAAGATCCACAAAGCTCACTACATTCTGATGAATGTTGAGTGTGGTCAAACTACTCTTGATGAGCTAGAAGAATTGTTCCGTTATAACGATGCAATCATTCGTAGCCTTATCATCCGTCGTGAAAACGCTATCACTGAAGAGTCACTATTGGCTAAGAGTGCTGAAGAAAAACGTGCGCGTAAAGCTCAACGTGAAGAAGCACAACAAGCTCAAGACTCTGCTGAAGCATAAGGAGAACCTAACATGGCACGTTTTTACCGTCGTCGCAAGTTCTGCCGCTTTACAGCTGAGAACGTTACGTACATCGACTACAAAGATATCGACACTTTAAAACAGTACATCACTGAAAACGGCAAGATTGTTCCTAGCCGTATTACAGGTACTAAAGCTCGTTACCAACGTCAGCTAGCACTTGCTATCAAACAAGCTCGCTACTTGTCTTTGATCCCTTACACTGACAATCATAAGTGAGGTTGAGCTGTGGATATTATCTTATTACAACGCATTAAAAACCTTGGTAAACTTGGTGATAAAGTTTCAGTTAAAGCTGGTTACGGCCGTAACTACTTGATCCCTCAAGGTAAAGCAGTTGCAGCTACTGAAGCTAACACTGCTGCTTTTGAAGCTCGTCGTGCTGAACTTGAGAAACAAGAAGCTGAAGTATTAGCTGCTGCTCAAGCACGTGCTGACCAATTGAACGAAGTTAACATCGTAATCACTGCGAAAGCTGGTGATGAAGGTAAACTGTTCGGTTCAATCGGTACTCGTGACATCGCTGACGCGTTGACAAATGCTGGTCTTACAGTTGACCGTGCTGAAGTTCGTCTTCCAAATGGCGCGCTTCGCAACACTGGTGAATTCAACATCGCAATCCAATTGCACCATGATGTTGCTGCAGAAGTTCTGGTTACTATCGTAGCTGAGTAATTTCTCACCGAAAAAAGGGCATGCTTTGGCATGCTCTTTTTTTTATCTCTAAAAAATATAATCTGCTCAACAGTAGAAAATTCAATTTATTCTTCGCGTTCACAAAAAATTGCACTTCGCATTTTGGATCAGACCGCGTATCATTTCATCTCGTAGTGAATAAACCTTATTCATCTCCGACAATATTTGACCATTGTATTTAAAATCAGGGATTTATATGTCACAGGCGAATGCCAGCAAAAAGGCACCTACCGCTAAACCAGAAATTGTTGCTGATACCCAACTCAAGGAGTTCCGTACTCCTCCGCACAATTTAGCGATTGAACAGGCTGTACTTGCTGCCCTTATGACTGTGGCTGAATCTTTTGAACAAGTCGGCGATGTACTTACCGAAAATGATTTTTATGCGACCCGGCATAAATATATTTTCCGTGCCATTGAACAGCTTTCTAAAGAAAACTCGCCTTATGATGCAGTACTGGTTCATGACTGGCTCATCAAACAGAACTTACTCGATGCGGTCGGTGGTGAAGAATATTTAATGCAGCTGATGGCTGACTCCCCTTCAAGTTTCTATAACCTGGAAACCTACGCAGGTAAAATTAAAGAGTTCTCTACTTTACGTAGCATGATCAAGGTCAGCTCTGAAATTTTACAGAATGCCTATGACACTAAAGGCCGTCCGGTGAGTGAAATTCTGGATCTGGCTGAAACTAATATTTTCTCGATTGCCGAACAACATAATAACAATGCCAAGGCTCAAGGCCCAAAAGCGATTAACACAGTTGTAGCTGATGTATTCGATAAGCTAAATGAACTATCTCAACTAGAAGGTTCAATTACCGGTTTGACTACGGGCTTCGTAGAACTGGACAATAAAACTTCCGGTATGCAGGCCGGCGATTTGATTATTGTCGCAGCCCGTCCTTCTATGGGTAAAACCACCTTTGCCATGAATCTGGTCGAAAGTGTGCTGTTTAACAACAACCTCCCTGCGCTGGTCTATTCGATGGAAATGCCAGCGGATTCGATTGCGATGCGTTTGATTTCCTCTTTCGGCCGGGTGCATCAAGGTCACTTACGTGCTGGTAAAATGGATAGTGATGAGTGGTCAAAAGTGACCAGTACCATTGTGCATTTACAGGAAAAGCATCTTTATATTGATGACTCCTCTGCACTACCACCGACTGAGGTTCGTGCACGTGCACGTCGTATTGCCAAAATGCATGGTGGTAAACTTGGTTGTATCATGGTCGATTATCTTCAGTTGATGAAAGTGCCGGGTATGGGTGATAACCGTGTAGGCGAGATCTCGGAAATTTCCCGAAGCTTAAAAGCCTTGGCCAAAGAAATGCAATGTCCTGTGATTGCCTTATCACAGTTGAACCGTTCTCTGGAGAACCGTCCAAACAAACGCCCGGTGATGTCTGACCTTCGTGAATCTGGTGCGATCGAACAGGATGCCGATTTGATCATGTTTATTTACCGTGACGAGGTTTATAACAAGGAATCGAAAGAAGCCGGTACTGCCGAGATTATTATCGGTAAACAGCGTAACGGTCCAATTGGTACAGTTCGTCTGGCATTTGAAGGTCAATATACCCGTTTCAGTAACCTCTCTCCTGAGTTCTATGCCCAGTATGATGATGAAGAGTAAGCACTCAAGGTTAATCTGATTCCAAAAAAGAGGCCGAAATGGTCTCTTTTTTATTTAGAATGCCTGCTGTGCATGAAATTATATAAATGAGCATGTCCATTTATAGTAGATAGGTCTACAATATTTGCAATTTTGAAATGACCGCTTTTGTTTTCACAATCCTGTTATTTCTCTCCCTCTTTTGTGTGTTCCACACGATATTATTTTTGTCATCCCGCAGGAGTATCTAGGGTGCGCCAAGCTACAGTTTATATTGACAGTGAAGCACTACAATATAATTTAAACCGTGTCAAACAACTTGCCCCAACCGCTAAAATCGTCAGCATGGTCAAAGCCAATGCTTATGGACATGGAGTTAAAGACTGCTTAGCAGCCTTAAAAGATAGTGATGCCTTTGGGGTCGCCTGTCTGGAAGAAGCCCTGGAAATTCGTGAACTCGGCTACCAGCAACCCATTACGCTGATTGAAGGCATTTTCTCTGCAGATGAAATGCAGGTTGTGATCGATCACAATATTGAAGTCATTGTGCATCATCAGCCACAACTGGACTGGTTACTGGCAAATAAAGAAGCCTATATTGCCAAAGGCTTAAAAGTTTGGGTAAAACTCAACAGCGGTATGAACCGTCTTGGCTTTAAAATTGATGTGATTAAAGACGTGATCAATCAACTAAAAGCAGAAGGTTTTACCTGCGTGCTGGCGATGCACTTCGCCAATGCTGATGCGGAACATCCTCTCAATGAACAGCAAATCCAGCAGTTTCTTGAAGTAAAAAATGACTGCGCACCTTTAATGGGTTCTTGCTGTAACTCAGCTGCGATCTATAAATATCCAGAATTGCATTTTGACTTTGTCCGTCCGGGCATCATGCTCTACGGCGCGACTCCATTTGCCGACAAAACTGTACACGATCTGGATCTAAAACCTGTCATGACTTTTACTGCCGAAGTGATCGCACTAAACAATATCAAAGCGGGTGAACATGTCGGTTATGGTTCAACTTTTACTGCTGACAAAGACATGACCTTGGCCATTGTTTCTATCGGTTATGGTGACGGTTATCCACGTGCTTTCCCGAAACAGAACCATGTAGCGATTAATGGTCAGCAAACCCGTGTGATTGGCCGTGTCGCAATGGACATGATTGCTATTGATGCAACTGGTCTCAATCTTGAACTGGGTACTGAAGTTGAACTATGGGGCAAATCCCGTCTGGTCGATGATGTGGCTGAAGCGAATGGCACCATTGGTTATGAATTACTTTGCCGTATGTCTGCCCGCCCGGTACGCAAACTGGTTTAAAGAAAAACTAGCCAAAAATAAAAAAGCCCAATATAAATTGGGCTTTTTTATAAAATCAGTATTTAAGCTGATTTTTGTTCTTCATTTTCGATTAATGACAGTTCAAGTAATAAAGCATCTACTTGTTCCTGGTTAAAATCATTAGGCGTAAAAACTTCAAATCCCATCTTTTGGCAGAATTGTTGAATGGAACTACGTTTAGAAATGTATTTCATTGACCAGTCGCCAAAAGTACGCTGCTCAATCTCTTTGGTTTCAAATAGTTTAATATTTTTATGGCGTGGATCTTTAGACAGTCTCTCTGTCAGTAAAGCTTTTAAAACCAGACATTCCCCTTCCAGGCACTGGAAAAAATGTCCATCAGCAAAATAAAGCACCCCTGTTATTTGATTAGGATGATTAAAATCACGTGCTTCTTTAAGGATATCCGTTAAATCTTGAAGTAAGTCGGCTTTGGACGAGGTACTTTCACTGGCATAACAAAATTGGTACATGCGGCTAACCTCTATTCTTATCTATGCAATATCGTATAGAAGTTAGCACTGTATACTAAACGGTCAATTTTTACTAATTCTTATAAGAAAAAATTATTTATAATTCTATAAATATTATAAGAAATAGTCATTCGATGGGGTGGGTAATTCAGCCAGGCCTTTCTTTAAAGTTTCTGACCATTGCCGGCTAATATCCGTAAAATACTCATCGTCTTCGGCAATACGTTTACCTTTCGGCATCATCAAGC from the Acinetobacter sp. YWS30-1 genome contains:
- a CDS encoding cytochrome o ubiquinol oxidase subunit IV, whose protein sequence is MMSHDHNAAGESHGNMKQYTVGFILSVVLTVIPFGMVMAGGFSRGILITAIAITAVAQILVQLIYFLHMNSSSEQRWNVIAFVYTILTIAILLVGSVWIMNYLHYNMMI
- the alr gene encoding alanine racemase; amino-acid sequence: MRQATVYIDSEALQYNLNRVKQLAPTAKIVSMVKANAYGHGVKDCLAALKDSDAFGVACLEEALEIRELGYQQPITLIEGIFSADEMQVVIDHNIEVIVHHQPQLDWLLANKEAYIAKGLKVWVKLNSGMNRLGFKIDVIKDVINQLKAEGFTCVLAMHFANADAEHPLNEQQIQQFLEVKNDCAPLMGSCCNSAAIYKYPELHFDFVRPGIMLYGATPFADKTVHDLDLKPVMTFTAEVIALNNIKAGEHVGYGSTFTADKDMTLAIVSIGYGDGYPRAFPKQNHVAINGQQTRVIGRVAMDMIAIDATGLNLELGTEVELWGKSRLVDDVAEANGTIGYELLCRMSARPVRKLV
- the dnaB gene encoding replicative DNA helicase, which gives rise to MSQANASKKAPTAKPEIVADTQLKEFRTPPHNLAIEQAVLAALMTVAESFEQVGDVLTENDFYATRHKYIFRAIEQLSKENSPYDAVLVHDWLIKQNLLDAVGGEEYLMQLMADSPSSFYNLETYAGKIKEFSTLRSMIKVSSEILQNAYDTKGRPVSEILDLAETNIFSIAEQHNNNAKAQGPKAINTVVADVFDKLNELSQLEGSITGLTTGFVELDNKTSGMQAGDLIIVAARPSMGKTTFAMNLVESVLFNNNLPALVYSMEMPADSIAMRLISSFGRVHQGHLRAGKMDSDEWSKVTSTIVHLQEKHLYIDDSSALPPTEVRARARRIAKMHGGKLGCIMVDYLQLMKVPGMGDNRVGEISEISRSLKALAKEMQCPVIALSQLNRSLENRPNKRPVMSDLRESGAIEQDADLIMFIYRDEVYNKESKEAGTAEIIIGKQRNGPIGTVRLAFEGQYTRFSNLSPEFYAQYDDEE
- the cyoE gene encoding heme o synthase codes for the protein MLKKYLFLTKPGILFGNFVTTLGGYFVATQGSVDFLLLLLTLIGTTLVVASGCVVNNVIDQDIDQKMQRTQNRALVKKTISVPVALAFAFVLGLIGFGILWFWVNAYAFLFAVIGFVVYVGFYSLWTKRTTIHQTLVGSISGAAPPVIGYTAVASQFDLGALLIFLGYALWQMPHSWGIAVYRFEDYKNAGIPILPVARSIRRTKIESLIYVILFGITMNALFVYGYANWIYLVILNLMTLYWIYLSIQGFKAEDDQAWAKQYFMFSVKLITVISIIFSFTSTAPQNPIIFF
- the rpsR gene encoding 30S ribosomal protein S18, which produces MARFYRRRKFCRFTAENVTYIDYKDIDTLKQYITENGKIVPSRITGTKARYQRQLALAIKQARYLSLIPYTDNHK
- the rplI gene encoding 50S ribosomal protein L9, translated to MDIILLQRIKNLGKLGDKVSVKAGYGRNYLIPQGKAVAATEANTAAFEARRAELEKQEAEVLAAAQARADQLNEVNIVITAKAGDEGKLFGSIGTRDIADALTNAGLTVDRAEVRLPNGALRNTGEFNIAIQLHHDVAAEVLVTIVAE
- a CDS encoding BLUF domain-containing protein, with product MYQFCYASESTSSKADLLQDLTDILKEARDFNHPNQITGVLYFADGHFFQCLEGECLVLKALLTERLSKDPRHKNIKLFETKEIEQRTFGDWSMKYISKRSSIQQFCQKMGFEVFTPNDFNQEQVDALLLELSLIENEEQKSA
- the rpsF gene encoding 30S ribosomal protein S6 codes for the protein MRHYEIVLLVHPDQSDQVVGMVERYLTHIKEAEGQIHRLEDWGRRQLAYPINKIHKAHYILMNVECGQTTLDELEELFRYNDAIIRSLIIRRENAITEESLLAKSAEEKRARKAQREEAQQAQDSAEA